The Macrobrachium nipponense isolate FS-2020 chromosome 19, ASM1510439v2, whole genome shotgun sequence genome contains a region encoding:
- the LOC135215814 gene encoding zinc finger protein 341-like isoform X2, which translates to MEALPDGGVLEGESQIIGLIGSEDLSMVEASMLQNDAASVMMGFVGDDDEALSVAFSNTFSNASSTTTTPSSASRPSPPSSSYTIVSSHSTTAPSVYSTSSVSYTTHSPTPPDRGGSSVVELTGHQHPLPTPLLLTHQQHPQHHHHPPPPPPPPQHLHSHPLQQHPHHHHIHPRNPPTQPQGLPPPPPSQHHHGTPSYYHQDHVPVSPGRVQGGSQGGFAVGTGFTPYMSGSPLQANPHPNSVPDAQVIYVPQVKSEPSPVDNSYIPNLKSEPQDDFIDPLEPPPTPSPSISYNAHPSNVIIGGRGLPAVPYSHHGAPLPPSPSSMPPIEGNGTPSPVPPYMFPPHAGSPYLLELAPLPSRQQHNQHHLNQQQSQQPVPSSAQTNGLSNYGNSMPETRPLSLNYYESSHLSQEDNRQVSTQGSHMMYLPASQHSNHRNRVKMSRKKQTPSPLNGEDMTGQKQLLDQLSNDSDEDNLVIDTSVSGEGYECGECGMVCRTRGGLRKHLATEHQPDEPEPAETIPKQYTCTMPLCNFSTIKRDTYDLHIASHIADGWTPTGKKRHNKNPLQRHRYNKEELACPMCEYSCTVEKSFRRHLKSHESGQRNLSKFSCCICGKDRPTESELKKHTKKHRLGKYYRCDICKFQTVQLKKLIQHRRMHTGEKPHLCPFCPYRAARRDNLRSHVRRMHKRENMYGDTFTPRPMLLAEADIHDHTGKPVEQDPQQQQQQPQPQQQQQPPPHHHQPPPHHPHSHTHAHHHHHHHNPHQQQPQPQVPGMSMVGGPPSQHQQPHASIQPPL; encoded by the exons GGGAGTGAGGATCTGAGTATGGTTGAGGCATCAATGCTACAGAACGACGCAGCAAGTGTCATGATGGGTTTTGTTGGGGATGATGATGAAGCTCTCTCTGTTGCATTCTCCAACACATTCTCCAAtgcctcctccaccaccaccaccccttcTTCGGCCTCAAGACCATCTCCCCCTTCGTCGTCCTACACTATTGTGTCTTCCCATTCGACCACGGCTCCTTCGGTCTACTCTACCTCATCAGTGTCCTACACAACACACTCCCCAACTCCTCCAGACAGAGGAGGCAGCAGTGTGGTTGAGCTAACGGGTCATCAGCATCCCTTGCCGACGCCATTATTGTTAACGCATCAGCAGCATCCTCAGCATCACCACcatccacctcctccccctcccccacctcagcATCTTCATTCACATCCTCTCCAACAGCATCCACATCACCATCATATTCATCCACGTAATCCACCCACACAACCTCAGGGgctccctccaccccctccctcccagcATCACCATGGTACTCCAAGTTACTACCATCAAGACCAT gTTCCTGTATCACCTGGACGAGTACAAGGAGGAAGCCAGGGAGGCTTTGCCGTTGGTACGGGCTTTACACCGTATATGTCTGGTTCGCCTCTACAGGCCAATCCTCATCCTAATTCAGTGCCTGACGCTCAAGTAATCTACGTCCCACAAGTGAAGTCAGAACCTTCCCCCGTAGACAACAGCTATATCCCCAATCTAAAAAGTGAGCCTCAAGATGATTTTATTGATCCATTAGAGCCACCTCCAACACCATCTCCCTCTATATCTTATAATGCTCATCCTTCAAATGTCATTATAGGTGGAAGAGGACTTCCTGCAGTTCCTTACTCTCACCATGGCGCGCCTCTACCGCCCTCACCGAGCAGCATGCCTCCCATAGAGGGCAATGGGACGCCATCACCTGTGCCACCCTACATGTTTCCACCCCATGCTGGTTCCCCATACCTTTTAGAGTTAGCTCCTCTTCCATCAAGGCAACAACATAATCAGCATCATCTAAATCAGCAACAGAGTCAACAGCCAGTACCTTCCTCTGCTCAGACAAACGGATTGAGTAACTATGGAAACAGCATGCCTGAAACTAGGCCACTGAGTCTCAATTATTATGAGTCGTCTCACTTATCTCAGGAAGACAACCGGCAGGTCTCAACTCAGGGATCTCATATGATGTACCTGCCAGCCAGTCAGCATAGCAATCATAGAAACAGAGTTAAG atGAGCCGCAAGAAGCAGACGCCATCTCCCCTAAATGGTGAAGATATGACTGGACAGAAGCAGCTTTTGGATCAGCTCAGCAATGACTCAGATGAGGATAATCTCGTTATTGACACCAG TGTTTCAGGTGAAGGATATGAATGTGGCGAGTGTGGGATGGTCTGTCGCACAAGGGGTGGGTTACGAAAACACTTGGCAACAGAACATCAGCCTGATGAACCTGAGCCAGCAGAGACTATTCCCAAGCAATATACTTGCACAATGCCACTCTGTAACTTCAGCACCATTAAGAGAGATACTTATGATCTCCACATTGCCAGTCACATAGCAGATGGATGGACTCCCACCGGGAAGAAACGACACAACAAGAATCCGCTGCAGAGGCACAG GTACAACAAGGAGGAACTTGCATGTCCAATGTGTGAATATTCCTGCACAGTGGAGAAGTCATTTAGAAGACACCTGAAATCTCATGAATCTGGTCAACGAAATCTGTCAAAATTTTCATGCTGTATATGTG GAAAAGACAGACCAACTGAGAGTGAGTTGAAAAAGCATACAAAGAAGCACCGGCTAGGGAAGTACTATCGTTGTGACATCTGCAAATTTCAGACAGTGCAGCTCAAGAAG cTAATACAGCACAGAAGAATGCACACAGGGGAGAAACCCCACTTATGTCCTTTCTGTCCATATCGAGCTGCTAGACGTGACAATTTGCGTTCACATGTGAGGCGCATGCACAAAAGGGAAAACATGTATGGGGACACTTTCACGCCTCGACCAATGCTATTGGCAGAAGCCGACATTCACGATCATACGGGTAAACCAGTCGAGCAGGAtccacagcaacagcagcagcagcctcagccgcagcagcagcagcaaccccCACCCCATCATCACCAACCCCCACCTCATCACCCTCATTCCCATACTCAtgcccatcatcatcatcatcatcacaatccACACCAACAGCAGCCTCAGCCCCAAGTCCCAGGGATGTCAATGGTAGGTGGCCCTCCCTCCCAGCACCAGCAGCCTCATGCAAGTATCCAACCTCCTTTATGA
- the LOC135215814 gene encoding zinc finger protein 341-like isoform X1 yields MEALPDGGVLEGESQIIGLIGSEDLSMVEASMLQNDAASVMMGFVGDDDEALSVAFSNTFSNASSTTTTPSSASRPSPPSSSYTIVSSHSTTAPSVYSTSSVSYTTHSPTPPDRGGSSVVELTGHQHPLPTPLLLTHQQHPQHHHHPPPPPPPPQHLHSHPLQQHPHHHHIHPRNPPTQPQGLPPPPPSQHHHGTPSYYHQDHVPVSPGRVQGGSQGGFAVGTGFTPYMSGSPLQANPHPNSVPDAQVIYVPQVKSEPSPVDNSYIPNLKSEPQDDFIDPLEPPPTPSPSISYNAHPSNVIIGGRGLPAVPYSHHGAPLPPSPSSMPPIEGNGTPSPVPPYMFPPHAGSPYLLELAPLPSRQQHNQHHLNQQQSQQPVPSSAQTNGLSNYGNSMPETRPLSLNYYESSHLSQEDNRQVSTQGSHMMYLPASQHSNHRNRVKMSRKKQTPSPLNGEDMTGQKQLLDQLSNDSDEDNLVIDTSSVSGEGYECGECGMVCRTRGGLRKHLATEHQPDEPEPAETIPKQYTCTMPLCNFSTIKRDTYDLHIASHIADGWTPTGKKRHNKNPLQRHRYNKEELACPMCEYSCTVEKSFRRHLKSHESGQRNLSKFSCCICGKDRPTESELKKHTKKHRLGKYYRCDICKFQTVQLKKLIQHRRMHTGEKPHLCPFCPYRAARRDNLRSHVRRMHKRENMYGDTFTPRPMLLAEADIHDHTGKPVEQDPQQQQQQPQPQQQQQPPPHHHQPPPHHPHSHTHAHHHHHHHNPHQQQPQPQVPGMSMVGGPPSQHQQPHASIQPPL; encoded by the exons GGGAGTGAGGATCTGAGTATGGTTGAGGCATCAATGCTACAGAACGACGCAGCAAGTGTCATGATGGGTTTTGTTGGGGATGATGATGAAGCTCTCTCTGTTGCATTCTCCAACACATTCTCCAAtgcctcctccaccaccaccaccccttcTTCGGCCTCAAGACCATCTCCCCCTTCGTCGTCCTACACTATTGTGTCTTCCCATTCGACCACGGCTCCTTCGGTCTACTCTACCTCATCAGTGTCCTACACAACACACTCCCCAACTCCTCCAGACAGAGGAGGCAGCAGTGTGGTTGAGCTAACGGGTCATCAGCATCCCTTGCCGACGCCATTATTGTTAACGCATCAGCAGCATCCTCAGCATCACCACcatccacctcctccccctcccccacctcagcATCTTCATTCACATCCTCTCCAACAGCATCCACATCACCATCATATTCATCCACGTAATCCACCCACACAACCTCAGGGgctccctccaccccctccctcccagcATCACCATGGTACTCCAAGTTACTACCATCAAGACCAT gTTCCTGTATCACCTGGACGAGTACAAGGAGGAAGCCAGGGAGGCTTTGCCGTTGGTACGGGCTTTACACCGTATATGTCTGGTTCGCCTCTACAGGCCAATCCTCATCCTAATTCAGTGCCTGACGCTCAAGTAATCTACGTCCCACAAGTGAAGTCAGAACCTTCCCCCGTAGACAACAGCTATATCCCCAATCTAAAAAGTGAGCCTCAAGATGATTTTATTGATCCATTAGAGCCACCTCCAACACCATCTCCCTCTATATCTTATAATGCTCATCCTTCAAATGTCATTATAGGTGGAAGAGGACTTCCTGCAGTTCCTTACTCTCACCATGGCGCGCCTCTACCGCCCTCACCGAGCAGCATGCCTCCCATAGAGGGCAATGGGACGCCATCACCTGTGCCACCCTACATGTTTCCACCCCATGCTGGTTCCCCATACCTTTTAGAGTTAGCTCCTCTTCCATCAAGGCAACAACATAATCAGCATCATCTAAATCAGCAACAGAGTCAACAGCCAGTACCTTCCTCTGCTCAGACAAACGGATTGAGTAACTATGGAAACAGCATGCCTGAAACTAGGCCACTGAGTCTCAATTATTATGAGTCGTCTCACTTATCTCAGGAAGACAACCGGCAGGTCTCAACTCAGGGATCTCATATGATGTACCTGCCAGCCAGTCAGCATAGCAATCATAGAAACAGAGTTAAG atGAGCCGCAAGAAGCAGACGCCATCTCCCCTAAATGGTGAAGATATGACTGGACAGAAGCAGCTTTTGGATCAGCTCAGCAATGACTCAGATGAGGATAATCTCGTTATTGACACCAG CAGTGTTTCAGGTGAAGGATATGAATGTGGCGAGTGTGGGATGGTCTGTCGCACAAGGGGTGGGTTACGAAAACACTTGGCAACAGAACATCAGCCTGATGAACCTGAGCCAGCAGAGACTATTCCCAAGCAATATACTTGCACAATGCCACTCTGTAACTTCAGCACCATTAAGAGAGATACTTATGATCTCCACATTGCCAGTCACATAGCAGATGGATGGACTCCCACCGGGAAGAAACGACACAACAAGAATCCGCTGCAGAGGCACAG GTACAACAAGGAGGAACTTGCATGTCCAATGTGTGAATATTCCTGCACAGTGGAGAAGTCATTTAGAAGACACCTGAAATCTCATGAATCTGGTCAACGAAATCTGTCAAAATTTTCATGCTGTATATGTG GAAAAGACAGACCAACTGAGAGTGAGTTGAAAAAGCATACAAAGAAGCACCGGCTAGGGAAGTACTATCGTTGTGACATCTGCAAATTTCAGACAGTGCAGCTCAAGAAG cTAATACAGCACAGAAGAATGCACACAGGGGAGAAACCCCACTTATGTCCTTTCTGTCCATATCGAGCTGCTAGACGTGACAATTTGCGTTCACATGTGAGGCGCATGCACAAAAGGGAAAACATGTATGGGGACACTTTCACGCCTCGACCAATGCTATTGGCAGAAGCCGACATTCACGATCATACGGGTAAACCAGTCGAGCAGGAtccacagcaacagcagcagcagcctcagccgcagcagcagcagcaaccccCACCCCATCATCACCAACCCCCACCTCATCACCCTCATTCCCATACTCAtgcccatcatcatcatcatcatcacaatccACACCAACAGCAGCCTCAGCCCCAAGTCCCAGGGATGTCAATGGTAGGTGGCCCTCCCTCCCAGCACCAGCAGCCTCATGCAAGTATCCAACCTCCTTTATGA
- the LOC135215814 gene encoding zinc finger protein 341-like isoform X3, with protein MEALPDGGVLEGESQIIGLIGSEDLSMVEASMLQNDAASVMMGFVGDDDEALSVAFSNTFSNASSTTTTPSSASRPSPPSSSYTIVSSHSTTAPSVYSTSSVSYTTHSPTPPDRGGSSVVELTGHQHPLPTPLLLTHQQHPQHHHHPPPPPPPPQHLHSHPLQQHPHHHHIHPRNPPTQPQGLPPPPPSQHHHGTPSYYHQDHVPVSPGRVQGGSQGGFAVGTGFTPYMSGSPLQANPHPNSVPDAQVIYVPQVKSEPSPVDNSYIPNLKSGRGLPAVPYSHHGAPLPPSPSSMPPIEGNGTPSPVPPYMFPPHAGSPYLLELAPLPSRQQHNQHHLNQQQSQQPVPSSAQTNGLSNYGNSMPETRPLSLNYYESSHLSQEDNRQVSTQGSHMMYLPASQHSNHRNRVKMSRKKQTPSPLNGEDMTGQKQLLDQLSNDSDEDNLVIDTSSVSGEGYECGECGMVCRTRGGLRKHLATEHQPDEPEPAETIPKQYTCTMPLCNFSTIKRDTYDLHIASHIADGWTPTGKKRHNKNPLQRHRYNKEELACPMCEYSCTVEKSFRRHLKSHESGQRNLSKFSCCICGKDRPTESELKKHTKKHRLGKYYRCDICKFQTVQLKKLIQHRRMHTGEKPHLCPFCPYRAARRDNLRSHVRRMHKRENMYGDTFTPRPMLLAEADIHDHTGKPVEQDPQQQQQQPQPQQQQQPPPHHHQPPPHHPHSHTHAHHHHHHHNPHQQQPQPQVPGMSMVGGPPSQHQQPHASIQPPL; from the exons GGGAGTGAGGATCTGAGTATGGTTGAGGCATCAATGCTACAGAACGACGCAGCAAGTGTCATGATGGGTTTTGTTGGGGATGATGATGAAGCTCTCTCTGTTGCATTCTCCAACACATTCTCCAAtgcctcctccaccaccaccaccccttcTTCGGCCTCAAGACCATCTCCCCCTTCGTCGTCCTACACTATTGTGTCTTCCCATTCGACCACGGCTCCTTCGGTCTACTCTACCTCATCAGTGTCCTACACAACACACTCCCCAACTCCTCCAGACAGAGGAGGCAGCAGTGTGGTTGAGCTAACGGGTCATCAGCATCCCTTGCCGACGCCATTATTGTTAACGCATCAGCAGCATCCTCAGCATCACCACcatccacctcctccccctcccccacctcagcATCTTCATTCACATCCTCTCCAACAGCATCCACATCACCATCATATTCATCCACGTAATCCACCCACACAACCTCAGGGgctccctccaccccctccctcccagcATCACCATGGTACTCCAAGTTACTACCATCAAGACCAT gTTCCTGTATCACCTGGACGAGTACAAGGAGGAAGCCAGGGAGGCTTTGCCGTTGGTACGGGCTTTACACCGTATATGTCTGGTTCGCCTCTACAGGCCAATCCTCATCCTAATTCAGTGCCTGACGCTCAAGTAATCTACGTCCCACAAGTGAAGTCAGAACCTTCCCCCGTAGACAACAGCTATATCCCCAATCTAAAAA GTGGAAGAGGACTTCCTGCAGTTCCTTACTCTCACCATGGCGCGCCTCTACCGCCCTCACCGAGCAGCATGCCTCCCATAGAGGGCAATGGGACGCCATCACCTGTGCCACCCTACATGTTTCCACCCCATGCTGGTTCCCCATACCTTTTAGAGTTAGCTCCTCTTCCATCAAGGCAACAACATAATCAGCATCATCTAAATCAGCAACAGAGTCAACAGCCAGTACCTTCCTCTGCTCAGACAAACGGATTGAGTAACTATGGAAACAGCATGCCTGAAACTAGGCCACTGAGTCTCAATTATTATGAGTCGTCTCACTTATCTCAGGAAGACAACCGGCAGGTCTCAACTCAGGGATCTCATATGATGTACCTGCCAGCCAGTCAGCATAGCAATCATAGAAACAGAGTTAAG atGAGCCGCAAGAAGCAGACGCCATCTCCCCTAAATGGTGAAGATATGACTGGACAGAAGCAGCTTTTGGATCAGCTCAGCAATGACTCAGATGAGGATAATCTCGTTATTGACACCAG CAGTGTTTCAGGTGAAGGATATGAATGTGGCGAGTGTGGGATGGTCTGTCGCACAAGGGGTGGGTTACGAAAACACTTGGCAACAGAACATCAGCCTGATGAACCTGAGCCAGCAGAGACTATTCCCAAGCAATATACTTGCACAATGCCACTCTGTAACTTCAGCACCATTAAGAGAGATACTTATGATCTCCACATTGCCAGTCACATAGCAGATGGATGGACTCCCACCGGGAAGAAACGACACAACAAGAATCCGCTGCAGAGGCACAG GTACAACAAGGAGGAACTTGCATGTCCAATGTGTGAATATTCCTGCACAGTGGAGAAGTCATTTAGAAGACACCTGAAATCTCATGAATCTGGTCAACGAAATCTGTCAAAATTTTCATGCTGTATATGTG GAAAAGACAGACCAACTGAGAGTGAGTTGAAAAAGCATACAAAGAAGCACCGGCTAGGGAAGTACTATCGTTGTGACATCTGCAAATTTCAGACAGTGCAGCTCAAGAAG cTAATACAGCACAGAAGAATGCACACAGGGGAGAAACCCCACTTATGTCCTTTCTGTCCATATCGAGCTGCTAGACGTGACAATTTGCGTTCACATGTGAGGCGCATGCACAAAAGGGAAAACATGTATGGGGACACTTTCACGCCTCGACCAATGCTATTGGCAGAAGCCGACATTCACGATCATACGGGTAAACCAGTCGAGCAGGAtccacagcaacagcagcagcagcctcagccgcagcagcagcagcaaccccCACCCCATCATCACCAACCCCCACCTCATCACCCTCATTCCCATACTCAtgcccatcatcatcatcatcatcacaatccACACCAACAGCAGCCTCAGCCCCAAGTCCCAGGGATGTCAATGGTAGGTGGCCCTCCCTCCCAGCACCAGCAGCCTCATGCAAGTATCCAACCTCCTTTATGA